The Chryseobacterium suipulveris genome window below encodes:
- a CDS encoding hemolysin family protein translates to MDSDVVKLLLALFLVLLNGFFVAAEFSIVKVRYSQIQLKAADGHSMAKQAEHIIKHLDEYLSATQLGITLASLALGWVGESAMHHMIEKIFVYFNFAIDQTTVTTISLVLSFLVITVMHIVFGELIPKSIAIRKSEPTTMAIAVPLRVFYTVFKPFIWSMNLMSNAFLRLIKIHPASEQEIHSTEELQLLVKQSADSGEIEEENYEIIKNAFDFTDHSAKQIMVPRQNISSVDIEEPVEEIINKIMDGGYSRLPVYKDSIDNVVGVLYAKEIIREYVRRKGNLTHEDLKNLMREAFFVVGSKKISDLLKVFQQKKQHLAVVIDEFGGTEGIITLEDILEELVGEIQDEEDDEEKIVDKVGENVFWVQATQPLDEINEYLPKDFPLSEDNEYNTLAGFILHELEEIPEENQEFNINDYHFKILKMNNKSVDLVELVYEEPSIVAEISDEIGDL, encoded by the coding sequence ATGGACTCGGACGTCGTCAAGCTTTTATTAGCTTTATTTTTAGTACTACTCAATGGTTTTTTCGTAGCCGCAGAATTCTCAATCGTTAAAGTTCGTTACTCCCAAATCCAGCTCAAAGCAGCCGACGGTCACTCGATGGCAAAACAGGCAGAGCATATCATCAAACATCTTGATGAATACCTTTCTGCTACGCAACTCGGGATTACCTTGGCTTCACTTGCTTTAGGTTGGGTCGGCGAAAGCGCGATGCACCATATGATCGAAAAGATTTTTGTTTACTTCAACTTTGCAATCGATCAAACTACAGTCACCACCATCTCGCTGGTTCTCAGTTTCCTTGTCATTACGGTAATGCACATTGTTTTCGGGGAGTTAATTCCTAAATCCATCGCAATCAGGAAGTCAGAACCTACGACAATGGCGATCGCGGTTCCGCTCAGAGTTTTTTATACGGTATTCAAACCATTCATTTGGTCGATGAACCTCATGTCAAACGCATTCTTGAGGTTAATTAAAATTCACCCCGCTTCCGAGCAGGAAATTCACTCTACTGAGGAGTTGCAGCTATTGGTAAAGCAATCCGCGGATTCAGGTGAAATAGAGGAGGAGAACTACGAAATCATCAAGAACGCTTTTGATTTTACCGACCATTCCGCAAAGCAGATCATGGTTCCGAGACAGAACATTTCTTCCGTCGATATCGAGGAGCCAGTGGAAGAAATCATCAATAAAATCATGGACGGTGGTTACTCGCGACTTCCGGTGTACAAAGATTCCATCGATAATGTGGTCGGCGTTTTATATGCCAAGGAAATCATCCGCGAATACGTAAGAAGAAAAGGAAACCTAACCCACGAAGATTTGAAGAATTTGATGAGAGAGGCATTTTTCGTCGTGGGCAGTAAAAAGATTTCAGATCTTCTTAAAGTGTTCCAGCAGAAAAAGCAGCATTTGGCTGTAGTCATAGATGAGTTCGGCGGAACCGAGGGAATCATTACGCTCGAAGATATTCTGGAGGAACTGGTAGGCGAAATTCAGGACGAGGAAGACGACGAAGAAAAAATCGTGGACAAAGTCGGGGAGAACGTGTTCTGGGTACAGGCAACACAACCTTTGGACGAAATCAACGAGTATCTTCCGAAAGATTTTCCGCTTTCTGAGGATAATGAATACAACACTTTGGCGGGATTCATCCTTCACGAATTGGAAGAAATCCCTGAAGAAAACCAGGAATTCAACATCAACGATTATCATTTCAAAATTCTGAAAATGAACAACAAAAGCGTTGATTTAGTAGAATTGGTTTACGAGGAACCATCGATTGTGGCCGAAATTTCCGACGAAATCGGCGACCTGTAG
- a CDS encoding ATP-dependent Clp protease adaptor ClpS, which translates to MFKNINFSRNYEDPKREHQEDVDVLEMEDEVYKLVLWNDDVNTFDFVIESLIEICGHTLEQAEQCTLLVHYKGKCTVKTGSLDLLKPMHEKLISRSLTSEIV; encoded by the coding sequence ATGTTCAAAAACATAAATTTTTCCAGGAATTACGAAGATCCAAAAAGGGAACATCAGGAAGACGTCGATGTCCTCGAAATGGAGGACGAGGTCTATAAACTTGTTCTGTGGAACGACGATGTCAACACTTTCGACTTCGTGATCGAATCCCTCATCGAAATCTGCGGACACACATTGGAACAGGCGGAACAGTGTACGCTTTTGGTTCATTACAAAGGAAAATGCACCGTGAAAACCGGCTCACTCGACCTTTTGAAACCGATGCATGAAAAGTTGATCTCGAGAAGCTTGACTTCAGAAATCGTTTAA
- a CDS encoding rhomboid family intramembrane serine protease: MNSILLIIIAATAIISYVAFNNTRLFEKYKFNVGAILGNKEYIRLISAGFLHADLMHLLFNMMTLYFFGPIVIQAFGELGFLVVYFGSILLGNIFSLYLYKNQSWYSAIGASGGVSGILFASIAMIPDLGIYFFFIPIPIPGYIFGLLYFGYSVYMMLNPQQHDNIGHAAHLGGAFFGLVYAVALQPERAIENSLFLGIMALPLIYMAYQVFVKKRIG, translated from the coding sequence ATGAACTCGATCCTTCTGATCATCATCGCCGCGACAGCAATCATCAGTTACGTGGCGTTCAACAATACCCGACTTTTCGAGAAGTACAAATTCAATGTGGGCGCGATTCTTGGCAACAAAGAATACATCCGGTTAATATCTGCAGGTTTCCTTCACGCCGATTTAATGCACTTGCTCTTCAACATGATGACGCTGTATTTCTTCGGTCCCATCGTGATTCAGGCGTTTGGCGAACTCGGATTTCTCGTCGTTTATTTTGGCTCAATCCTTTTAGGAAACATCTTCTCGCTTTACCTGTACAAAAACCAATCGTGGTATTCCGCAATCGGCGCAAGTGGTGGAGTTTCAGGGATTTTGTTCGCATCCATCGCGATGATTCCGGATTTGGGAATCTACTTTTTCTTCATTCCGATTCCGATTCCGGGCTACATTTTTGGGTTACTCTATTTCGGGTATTCGGTTTACATGATGCTCAATCCGCAGCAGCACGACAATATAGGTCATGCCGCACATTTGGGAGGCGCATTTTTCGGGTTGGTTTACGCGGTCGCACTGCAGCCGGAACGTGCAATAGAAAACTCGCTTTTCCTCGGGATCATGGCGCTTCCGTTGATTTATATGGCATATCAGGTTTTCGTGAAGAAAAGGATCGGGTAA
- the prmC gene encoding peptide chain release factor N(5)-glutamine methyltransferase encodes MTILEYKRYFKKELSTIYTESESAELFSIFVFKTVGFDRFQQRRFMHQHLQESHKEDLHHALTLLKTGKPFQQILGETEFYGMKFFVDEHVLIPRPETEELLELAIYQIEQNLPENESIKILDIGTGSGIIPIVLKKLFHKAELFGLDYSKEALETAKRNAQLHDVKIEWLYQNYLEWKPNLKYDLIISNPPYIGRDEVDEIADSVKEFEPKMALFSPTSDPLVFYRKIENDCTEHLTENGMVFLEINQKLGQETLELFKPILSEVKLVKDISGNERFVWGKK; translated from the coding sequence ATGACCATTCTCGAATACAAACGGTACTTCAAAAAAGAACTTTCCACTATCTATACAGAATCTGAAAGCGCTGAACTATTCTCAATTTTTGTTTTTAAAACAGTGGGATTCGACAGATTCCAGCAGCGACGATTCATGCACCAACATTTACAGGAAAGCCATAAGGAAGATTTGCATCACGCGTTGACTCTTTTGAAAACCGGCAAACCTTTCCAACAAATTTTGGGAGAAACCGAATTTTACGGGATGAAATTTTTTGTTGATGAGCATGTTCTGATTCCACGACCGGAAACCGAGGAACTTCTTGAACTGGCGATTTATCAGATTGAACAGAATTTGCCCGAAAACGAAAGCATAAAGATTCTCGATATTGGCACAGGAAGCGGAATAATCCCTATTGTCTTAAAGAAACTTTTTCACAAAGCCGAACTATTTGGCTTGGATTATTCTAAAGAAGCGCTTGAAACAGCTAAAAGAAACGCCCAACTGCACGATGTGAAAATTGAATGGCTCTACCAAAATTACCTGGAATGGAAACCTAATCTAAAGTACGATCTCATCATCTCGAATCCGCCGTACATTGGGAGAGATGAAGTGGATGAAATTGCCGACTCCGTGAAGGAATTCGAACCTAAAATGGCGCTGTTCTCTCCTACTTCCGACCCGCTTGTTTTCTACAGAAAAATCGAGAACGACTGCACCGAACACCTCACAGAAAATGGAATGGTTTTTTTGGAAATCAACCAAAAATTGGGGCAGGAAACTTTGGAGTTGTTCAAGCCGATTTTATCTGAAGTAAAGCTGGTAAAGGATATTTCGGGAAACGAACGGTTTGTTTGGGGGAAGAAGTAG
- a CDS encoding C40 family peptidase — MILFSAGVLLSCGSSKKVVAKKKNTSTTVSKKPTNLRDLESDFSGSNSKVVQNLIKDAKKYLGAPYRYAGNTPAGFDCSGLVSRVFDENNMKLPRRSSDIALEGKRIDISDTKPGDLLFFATSGGTRVSHVGMISDIASDGEISFIHSSTSKGVIISSLNEKYWNNAFLFARRVL; from the coding sequence ATGATCTTATTTTCCGCGGGAGTTTTGCTTTCCTGTGGGAGTTCAAAAAAAGTAGTTGCCAAGAAAAAAAATACTAGCACAACTGTTTCTAAGAAGCCGACGAATTTAAGAGATTTGGAATCGGACTTCTCTGGATCGAATTCTAAGGTTGTTCAGAATCTGATCAAAGATGCAAAAAAATATTTGGGAGCACCTTACCGATACGCAGGGAATACTCCTGCAGGTTTCGATTGTTCTGGTTTGGTGAGCAGGGTTTTTGATGAAAATAATATGAAATTACCGCGAAGATCTTCCGATATTGCTTTGGAAGGGAAAAGGATCGATATCAGTGATACGAAGCCAGGGGATTTGTTATTCTTTGCTACCTCCGGTGGAACCCGTGTTTCGCACGTTGGGATGATCAGCGATATCGCAAGCGATGGAGAGATTTCTTTCATCCATTCCTCAACTTCCAAGGGTGTAATTATCTCTTCCCTAAACGAAAAATATTGGAACAACGCCTTTTTGTTCGCGAGAAGAGTGCTTTAA
- a CDS encoding 2,3,4,5-tetrahydropyridine-2,6-dicarboxylate N-succinyltransferase, whose product MLKETIENIWDNRELLQNEESQKAIREVIRQLDLGELRVAEPTENGWKVNEWVKKAVVMYFPIQKMETIEVGPFEFHDKMPLKRNYAEKGVRVVPHAVAREGAYIAPGVIMMPSYVNIGAYVDSGTMVDTWATVGSCAQIGKDVHLSGGVGIGGVLEPLQAAPVIIEDNVFVGSRCIVVEGVHVEKEAVLGANVVLTASTKIIDVTGDDPVEIKGRVPARSVVIPGSYTKEFPAGEYQVPCALIIGKRKESTDKKTSLNDALRENNVSV is encoded by the coding sequence ATGTTAAAGGAAACCATCGAAAATATTTGGGATAACCGAGAATTGCTACAGAATGAAGAAAGCCAGAAAGCAATCCGTGAAGTGATTCGCCAGTTGGATTTGGGTGAACTTCGTGTTGCGGAACCTACCGAAAATGGTTGGAAAGTAAATGAATGGGTGAAGAAAGCAGTGGTAATGTATTTCCCAATCCAGAAAATGGAGACGATCGAAGTGGGTCCTTTCGAATTCCATGATAAAATGCCGCTGAAAAGAAACTATGCGGAAAAAGGAGTTCGCGTTGTTCCACACGCAGTCGCTCGCGAAGGCGCGTATATCGCACCGGGAGTGATCATGATGCCTTCTTATGTGAATATCGGCGCTTATGTTGATTCAGGGACGATGGTCGATACTTGGGCTACAGTTGGAAGCTGCGCGCAGATCGGAAAGGATGTGCACTTGAGTGGAGGAGTTGGAATCGGTGGTGTTTTGGAGCCGCTTCAAGCAGCACCCGTGATTATCGAAGACAATGTTTTTGTGGGTTCAAGATGCATCGTTGTGGAAGGAGTTCATGTGGAAAAAGAAGCTGTTTTGGGTGCAAATGTAGTCTTGACCGCTTCAACAAAAATTATCGACGTGACCGGAGACGATCCAGTGGAGATCAAGGGAAGAGTTCCTGCAAGATCCGTCGTGATTCCGGGAAGTTATACCAAAGAATTTCCCGCAGGCGAATATCAGGTTCCATGTGCGCTGATTATTGGGAAAAGGAAAGAATCGACTGACAAGAAAACTTCTCTGAACGACGCTTTGAGGGAAAACAACGTTTCCGTTTAA
- a CDS encoding glycosyltransferase family 87 protein translates to MKDKFLKFISNPKYIFGIYLLVSAISAVLKYLNGPLNYNNYLIFRNVFTNTVAQNNIYLQYPDVHWDSNHYGVFFSVLIAPFAILPDWLGIVLWNIANTLVFLFAIHKLPFSSQKKAFFAWLCLQEFITAAVSLQFNIALTGLLILSAVYIYERKETKSAVAILIGFFVKLYGIAGLSAFFFIKNKTKFILSFIGFGILFLVLPMLLSSPHFGLQSYADWYQSLSEKNLSNQVLGNRQDYSLMGIVRRVTGNADISNFTFLIPGILVFGLPYLRIKQYKHLAFQLMILASTLLFIVLFSSGSESPTYIIAVSGVMIWFIIQKEKTPLVIGMLVFVIVLTCFGFSDLFPKFIKENYIMKYSLKALPCCIVWFRIIYELMTMDFEKDYQLT, encoded by the coding sequence TTGAAAGATAAATTCTTAAAATTTATTTCGAATCCTAAGTATATTTTTGGGATTTATCTTTTGGTTTCTGCGATTTCCGCGGTGTTGAAATATCTGAACGGCCCACTTAATTACAACAATTATCTGATCTTCAGAAATGTTTTCACCAATACGGTGGCGCAGAACAATATTTACCTTCAGTATCCCGATGTACATTGGGATTCCAACCATTACGGAGTTTTCTTCAGCGTTTTGATTGCACCGTTTGCGATTTTACCCGATTGGCTGGGAATCGTTTTGTGGAATATTGCCAATACACTGGTTTTTCTTTTTGCGATTCATAAACTCCCGTTTTCATCGCAGAAGAAGGCATTTTTTGCCTGGCTTTGTTTGCAGGAATTCATCACGGCGGCGGTAAGTTTACAGTTCAATATCGCGCTGACCGGTTTGCTGATCCTTTCCGCAGTTTATATTTATGAACGGAAAGAAACAAAATCCGCCGTTGCAATTCTGATTGGATTTTTTGTAAAACTCTACGGAATTGCGGGACTTTCAGCGTTTTTCTTCATTAAGAATAAAACTAAATTCATCTTATCGTTCATCGGTTTCGGAATATTGTTTTTGGTTTTGCCGATGCTGCTTTCGAGTCCGCATTTCGGTTTGCAGTCGTATGCGGATTGGTATCAGTCGCTGTCGGAGAAAAATCTCTCCAACCAGGTTTTAGGAAATCGTCAGGATTATTCATTAATGGGGATTGTGAGAAGAGTTACCGGAAATGCAGATATTTCCAACTTTACATTTCTGATTCCGGGGATTTTGGTTTTTGGTTTGCCTTATCTGCGAATCAAACAGTATAAACATTTGGCTTTCCAGCTGATGATATTGGCTTCAACGCTTCTGTTCATCGTGCTTTTCAGTTCAGGTTCTGAATCGCCGACATACATCATCGCTGTTTCGGGAGTGATGATCTGGTTCATTATTCAAAAAGAGAAAACACCTTTAGTAATAGGAATGCTGGTCTTTGTAATCGTTTTGACCTGTTTTGGTTTCTCGGATTTATTCCCGAAATTTATCAAGGAAAACTACATCATGAAATATTCCCTGAAGGCGTTGCCGTGCTGCATAGTGTGGTTCAGGATTATTTACGAACTGATGACCATGGATTTCGAGAAAGATTATCAACTTACCTAA
- a CDS encoding glycosyltransferase family 2 protein, protein MKKISIVIPAHNEEGNVSLIHQRIKEVFSGLENYRFEIIFVNDGSRDNTQQKLVELAEKFEEVKYIEFSRNFGHQPAVKAGMDFANGNAVISMDADLQHPPELIPEMIKKWEEGFDIVYTIRTYPKQISAFKRKTSDLYYKLLSVISDVNLKEGGGSDFRLMDSSVVDVMRNMNEADIFLRGLSNWMGFRQTGIHFTAGERASGESSYNLKKMMKFAFTGITAFSVKPLYLAAYLGFLFSVFAVLGYGIYVIHSFVSKTEISGWASLIITVVFFGGIQLIILGIIGIYLGKIFKQVKERPNYIIRSKNF, encoded by the coding sequence GTGAAGAAAATCTCAATTGTCATTCCCGCCCACAATGAAGAAGGCAATGTTTCTTTGATTCATCAAAGGATTAAGGAAGTGTTTTCCGGACTCGAAAATTATCGTTTCGAAATTATCTTTGTGAATGACGGTAGCCGCGATAATACCCAACAGAAACTTGTGGAGCTTGCCGAAAAATTTGAGGAAGTAAAATACATCGAGTTTTCAAGGAATTTCGGACATCAACCTGCGGTGAAAGCGGGAATGGATTTTGCCAATGGAAACGCGGTGATTTCTATGGATGCCGATTTGCAGCATCCACCGGAATTGATTCCGGAAATGATCAAGAAATGGGAAGAAGGTTTTGATATCGTTTATACGATCAGGACTTATCCGAAACAGATTTCGGCGTTCAAGAGGAAAACTTCTGATCTTTATTATAAACTGTTGTCAGTGATTTCTGACGTGAATCTGAAAGAAGGTGGCGGTTCAGATTTTCGGTTAATGGATTCGTCGGTCGTTGATGTAATGCGGAATATGAATGAAGCAGACATTTTCCTCCGTGGACTTTCGAATTGGATGGGTTTCCGACAAACGGGAATTCATTTCACAGCTGGAGAAAGAGCGAGTGGCGAAAGCAGCTACAATCTAAAAAAAATGATGAAGTTTGCTTTTACCGGAATTACGGCGTTTAGTGTGAAACCTCTGTATTTGGCGGCTTATCTGGGATTTCTGTTTTCTGTTTTCGCTGTGCTCGGATATGGGATTTATGTGATTCACTCGTTTGTTTCGAAGACGGAGATTTCAGGATGGGCATCACTGATTATCACGGTGGTTTTCTTTGGCGGAATCCAGCTGATTATTTTGGGAATTATCGGGATCTATCTCGGGAAAATTTTCAAACAGGTGAAGGAACGGCCGAACTACATCATCCGCTCAAAAAATTTCTAA
- a CDS encoding glycosyltransferase family 4 protein: protein MKIAFDGKRFFNNSSGLGNYSRDLVRILASYFPTNQYFLLNKNKSERGKEILSHPNVTFVPTSKGNFSRQLKMGIDAQNLGAEIFHGLSGEIPLKWNDKPIKKIVTIHDLIFLRFPEYYSFFDRKMHFWKFKKAAQQADLIIAISEQTKKDIVEFLKVPEQKIEVVYQGCHKAFKEFIFPEFLAATKEKFSLPDRFILNVGTIEPRKNLLNIVKAISGTDIPLVVVGKKTKYFKKIEKFLVKNKLHNQVHFLENVSMEELAAIYRLAEIFVYPSFFEGFGIPIIESLFSGTPVITGNISSLPEAGGKDSMYVNPENVDDLRAKILFLWNNESERKRRVRKGFEHSKNFEDENIARSLMEIYRKG, encoded by the coding sequence ATGAAAATCGCTTTCGACGGTAAAAGATTTTTCAACAACAGTTCGGGTTTAGGCAACTATTCACGGGATTTGGTGAGGATTCTAGCTTCCTACTTTCCGACGAACCAATATTTTTTGCTGAATAAAAACAAATCCGAAAGAGGAAAAGAAATCCTTTCGCATCCGAATGTGACTTTCGTTCCGACGTCGAAAGGTAATTTTTCACGACAGCTCAAAATGGGAATCGATGCCCAAAATCTCGGCGCTGAGATTTTCCACGGACTTTCTGGCGAAATTCCCCTAAAATGGAACGACAAACCCATCAAAAAGATCGTTACCATCCACGATCTGATATTTCTGAGGTTTCCCGAATATTACAGTTTCTTTGACCGAAAAATGCATTTTTGGAAATTTAAGAAAGCCGCGCAACAAGCCGATCTGATTATTGCAATTTCTGAGCAGACCAAAAAGGACATCGTCGAATTTCTGAAAGTTCCCGAACAAAAAATCGAGGTGGTTTACCAAGGTTGCCATAAAGCTTTCAAGGAATTTATTTTTCCCGAGTTTCTTGCCGCAACCAAGGAAAAATTTTCGCTTCCCGACAGATTTATCCTGAACGTAGGAACAATAGAACCTCGCAAAAATCTGCTGAACATTGTGAAAGCAATCAGTGGGACCGATATTCCGTTGGTTGTTGTGGGAAAGAAAACCAAATATTTTAAGAAGATTGAGAAATTTCTTGTCAAAAATAAACTACATAACCAGGTTCATTTTCTCGAAAATGTTTCGATGGAGGAGCTTGCTGCCATTTACCGTTTAGCGGAAATTTTCGTGTACCCCAGTTTTTTTGAAGGTTTCGGAATACCAATCATCGAGTCGCTTTTTTCGGGAACTCCAGTGATCACGGGAAATATCAGTTCGCTGCCTGAAGCAGGTGGAAAAGATTCCATGTATGTGAATCCCGAAAATGTTGATGATCTCCGTGCGAAAATTCTCTTTCTGTGGAATAATGAATCTGAAAGAAAACGCAGAGTTAGAAAGGGTTTCGAGCATTCAAAAAACTTCGAGGACGAAAATATTGCACGCTCCTTAATGGAGATTTATCGAAAAGGTTGA
- the parS gene encoding type II RES/Xre toxin-antitoxin system antitoxin produces MKKYEQTDNDLKTVNEAAFVYGYKSFDDRGIYRLIDIANKGLDFKTFSHIFNRFSFTLQEWADFLHISSKTLSRYQNDGKSFDTLQSERILQIQMLHSRGEEVFGNQENFTSWLNTQNIALGNVIPKTLLKTTFGIQLLMDELGRIEHGVLA; encoded by the coding sequence ATGAAAAAGTACGAGCAAACCGATAATGATCTGAAGACCGTAAATGAAGCGGCTTTCGTGTATGGCTACAAATCCTTTGATGACCGGGGAATCTACCGATTGATCGATATCGCCAATAAAGGTTTGGATTTCAAAACCTTTTCCCATATTTTCAACCGATTTTCTTTTACCCTTCAGGAATGGGCGGATTTTCTGCATATTTCCAGTAAAACGCTTTCCCGTTACCAAAACGACGGGAAATCTTTTGATACTCTTCAATCAGAAAGGATTTTGCAGATCCAGATGCTTCATTCCCGCGGTGAGGAAGTTTTCGGCAACCAAGAAAATTTTACTTCCTGGTTGAATACCCAAAATATCGCCCTTGGAAATGTAATCCCGAAAACCCTCCTGAAAACCACTTTCGGAATCCAGCTCCTCATGGATGAACTCGGAAGAATAGAACACGGCGTTTTGGCATGA
- a CDS encoding RES family NAD+ phosphorylase, with the protein MYAEDLSGKGAELYGGRWNSKGNAMVYTGQSIALCVTEIAVHTPLGKIPEDYVLVHLEVPDDSIHEVKKLPSDWRSFPHSNSTQEIGDRFLKAGKFLMLKVPSAAVQGEFNAVINPRHQDIKKVKILKVEKFTFDDRIFVK; encoded by the coding sequence ATGTATGCTGAAGATCTTTCGGGGAAAGGCGCGGAACTTTACGGCGGAAGATGGAACAGCAAAGGCAATGCGATGGTTTACACGGGTCAGTCGATTGCGCTGTGCGTGACGGAAATCGCTGTCCATACGCCTTTAGGAAAAATTCCGGAAGATTACGTTTTGGTTCACCTCGAAGTTCCCGACGATTCAATTCACGAGGTTAAAAAACTCCCGTCAGATTGGCGGTCATTTCCTCATTCCAACTCGACGCAGGAAATCGGGGACAGGTTTCTAAAAGCCGGCAAATTCCTGATGCTGAAAGTTCCGTCGGCTGCAGTCCAGGGAGAGTTCAATGCGGTCATTAATCCTCGTCATCAGGATATAAAGAAAGTCAAAATTCTAAAAGTCGAAAAATTCACTTTTGATGACAGGATTTTTGTGAAATAG
- a CDS encoding M28 family peptidase, translating into MKKLILLSAITVSVGFSAQSFIQEYQNRVNQITQTNINSYLTEFASFGVKSSGSTNNNNTFNWLKNKYLSFGYSEAQLSENVFTLNGNPTKNLILTKTGTTYPNTYIIVCGHYDTIGGPGVNDNGSGTSIILEMARILKDVPTEYSIKFINFSGEEQGLRGSQNYVNTVVNATNPKMNIKLVFNIDEVGGIAGQTNNTITCERDTNNSPSTNNAASNTATQELMNCVTLYSPLQTNLASAYGSDYMPFQSNGEVITGFYEYNESPYPHSGSDTFANMDPVYVYNVAKAALGAVQHFSTASTELLAVTDCPPAKMLESLKIAPNPTSDFLYIEMLNSNLRDYTFSISDLSGKKLLKTKNSKRVDVSRLPKGIYLGTLQVEDQRTTRKIIIEK; encoded by the coding sequence ATGAAAAAACTAATTCTACTTTCGGCAATAACGGTTTCAGTTGGTTTTTCCGCACAAAGCTTCATCCAGGAATACCAAAACCGGGTGAATCAAATCACGCAGACCAACATTAATTCTTATCTCACTGAATTTGCATCTTTTGGTGTAAAAAGTTCGGGAAGTACCAATAACAACAATACATTCAACTGGCTTAAAAACAAATACCTTTCGTTCGGTTATTCTGAAGCGCAGCTTTCTGAGAACGTGTTTACACTTAACGGAAATCCTACCAAGAACTTAATCCTGACGAAAACGGGAACCACTTACCCAAATACTTACATTATTGTCTGCGGACACTATGATACCATCGGCGGACCCGGCGTAAACGATAACGGAAGCGGGACCTCCATCATCCTTGAAATGGCGAGAATCTTGAAGGATGTACCCACCGAGTATTCAATCAAATTCATCAATTTCAGTGGCGAAGAACAGGGATTGAGAGGAAGTCAAAACTATGTGAACACCGTGGTCAATGCGACCAATCCGAAAATGAACATCAAGCTTGTTTTCAATATTGACGAAGTCGGCGGAATTGCGGGGCAAACCAACAATACTATTACCTGCGAAAGAGACACCAACAACAGTCCATCTACGAACAATGCCGCATCGAACACTGCAACTCAGGAACTGATGAACTGTGTGACACTTTACTCACCGCTTCAAACCAACCTTGCTTCCGCGTACGGTTCAGACTATATGCCGTTCCAATCCAACGGCGAGGTGATCACCGGTTTTTATGAATATAATGAAAGTCCGTATCCGCATTCAGGAAGCGACACGTTTGCAAACATGGATCCTGTGTATGTTTACAATGTTGCCAAAGCCGCATTGGGAGCCGTACAGCATTTCTCTACTGCAAGCACCGAATTACTTGCGGTCACCGATTGTCCACCTGCAAAAATGTTGGAATCATTAAAAATCGCCCCTAATCCAACTTCAGATTTTCTGTACATTGAAATGTTGAATTCCAATCTAAGAGATTACACCTTCAGTATTTCGGATCTGTCAGGAAAAAAACTACTTAAAACCAAGAACAGCAAAAGAGTCGATGTTTCGCGACTTCCAAAAGGGATTTATCTCGGTACTTTGCAGGTTGAAGATCAGCGAACCACCCGAAAAATCATTATTGAAAAGTAA
- the rplT gene encoding 50S ribosomal protein L20: protein MPRSVNAVASRARRKKVMKQAKGFFGRRKNVWTVAKNAVEKAMQYAYRGRKEKKRNFRALWITRINAGTREHGMSYSQFMGALKKNNIELNRKVLADLAMNHPEAFKAVVDQVK, encoded by the coding sequence ATGCCAAGATCAGTAAATGCAGTAGCTTCAAGAGCTCGCAGAAAAAAAGTAATGAAGCAGGCGAAAGGTTTTTTCGGTAGAAGAAAGAACGTTTGGACCGTAGCTAAAAACGCCGTGGAAAAAGCAATGCAATATGCTTACCGCGGAAGAAAAGAGAAGAAAAGAAATTTCAGAGCTCTCTGGATCACCCGTATCAACGCAGGTACCAGAGAACACGGAATGTCTTACTCCCAATTCATGGGCGCTCTTAAGAAAAACAACATCGAACTGAACAGAAAAGTTTTAGCTGATTTAGCAATGAATCACCCTGAAGCGTTCAAAGCAGTTGTAGATCAAGTAAAATAA
- the rpmI gene encoding 50S ribosomal protein L35 has protein sequence MSKLKTKSGAKKRFKLTGTGKIKRKNAFKSHILTKKETKQKRNLTQTSYVATVDEKSVLRQLAIK, from the coding sequence ATGTCAAAATTAAAAACGAAATCAGGTGCTAAAAAGCGTTTTAAGCTTACCGGAACCGGCAAGATTAAAAGAAAAAATGCATTCAAAAGCCACATCCTGACTAAAAAGGAAACCAAGCAGAAGAGAAATCTTACGCAAACTTCCTATGTAGCTACTGTGGACGAGAAGAGCGTTTTGCGCCAATTAGCCATCAAGTAG